The proteins below come from a single Sander vitreus isolate 19-12246 chromosome 15, sanVit1, whole genome shotgun sequence genomic window:
- the vasnb gene encoding vasorin b, with the protein MERQRVSTMKVFLSLLMPFLLFLILPDGTLSSDCPDGCSCSTPESILCFQRRSSTIPKGVPPSTKSLYLFANGIEGLTTEDFDGLENLEMLDLSQNKLTELTDRVFEPLTSLKNLDLSSNQITHISEECFQGMALLERLYLYSNHIETIHPAAFNGLEHLLELKLQGNQLTSLPALSMPRLLLLDLRFNVLPTLGPSDLQTPNLESLKLGGVGLSNLNKELMGSLKNLHELDISGNQLESFPSALKETQGLIHLSLAGNPMGPLTVQDLQNLGELQELDISSLSLQGLPEEFSQLLPHLRKLTVAENPFNCLCTLAWFPRWLRAQSITLERTEETRCHFPPINAGKVMERLEHRDFGCPTTTTVTTSTVKTTTTLPVPVTTLPSTTRAIPVPRASDDPTNKENTFPLPPVPASPSSSSMDPDGEHHFCPPHTCLNGGTCRLDQHGQVECTCPHGTSGMYCEVENHHPPSPPEADIPMATVSVDAPDISSHQATTTSVLLDLHRYIEMRPYIRGIRLTYRNLSGPDRRPIQLSLPASFPEYRLRGLKPNSTYTVCASPLGAPSGIDRVCTEAHTAAESVRGHDAQFDDQRLTTMLVPAIAILLLLVLIAIAVGVVCYLRRKRAKGHLDLDCEPSQLELDGVKADMDNGALPQKQPQLMVPEPVVQNGNLEYEVLLLQDHCTSNNNMTSHKPSYF; encoded by the coding sequence ATGGAGAGACAAAGAGTCTCCACCATGaaggtctttctctctctgctgatgCCCTTTCTACTCTTCCTCATCCTTCCTGATGGCACCTTGTCCAGTGACTGCCCAGATGGCTGCTCCTGTTCCACGCCAGAATCCATCTTATGTTTCCAGAGACGCTCCTCTACTATCCCCAAGGGAGTGCCCCCATCCACAAAAAGTCTCTACCTCTTTGCCAACGGCATTGAGGGCTTGACAACTGAGGACTTTGATGGTCTGGAAAACCTGGAGATGCTGGACCTCAGTCAAAACAAATTGACAGAACTTACTGATAGGGTGTTTGAACCTTTGACCTCTTTGAAGAACCTGGACTTGTCATCCAACCAGATCACCCACATTTCAGAGGAATGCTTCCAGGGTATGGCACTGCTTGAgcgcctttatttgtatagtaaTCATATCGAGACCATCCACCCTGCAGCCTTTAATGGATTAGAGCACCTGCTGGAACTCAAACTGCAGGGCAACCAGTTGACATCCCTGCCTGCTCTCTCAATGCCCCGACTACTGCTGCTGGACCTTCGCTTTAATGTCTTACCCACCTTGGGTCCTTCAGACCTCCAGACCCCAAACCTGGAGTCGCTCAAATTGGGTGGTGTGGGGCTCTCCAACCTGAATAAGGAGCTTATGGGTAGTCTAAAGAACCTCCATGAACTGGACATCTCAGGAAACCAACTCGAGTCCTTCCCATCAGCGCTAAAGGAGACCCAGGGGCTGATTCACCTCAGCCTGGCTGGAAACCCGATGGGTCCTCTTACGGTTCAGGACCTGCAGAACCTTGGAGAGCTGCAGGAGTTGGACATTAGTAGCCTCAGTTTGCAGGGCCTCCCTGAAGAGTTTTCCCAGCTCTTACCCCACCTCAGAAAGCTCACAGTAGCAGAGAACCCATTCAACTGTCTCTGTACATTAGCATGGTTCCCAAGATGGCTGAGAGCCCAGAGCATCACCCTGGAGAGAACAGAGGAGACCCGCTGCCATTTCCCACCTATCAATGCTGGAAAGGTAATGGAAAGACTGGAGCACAGGGATTTTGGCTGTCCTACTACAACTACAGTCACCACTAGTACTGTCAAAACTACTACTACCCTGCCTGTTCCTGTCACCACCCTCCCGAGTACTACTAGAGCTATTCCAGTCCCCAGGGCCAGTGACGACCCCACTAACAAAGAGAATACATTTCCCCTACCCCCTGTCCCCGCATCCCCCAGTAGCAGCAGCATGGACCCAGATGGGGAGCATCATTTCTGTCCCCCTCACACCTGTCTGAATGGGGGTACTTGTCGTTTGGACCAGCATGGTCAAGTAGAATGTACCTGTCCACATGGCACCTCTGGCATGTATTGTGAAGTCGAAAACCATCACCCACCTTCACCACCTGAAGCTGACATCCCCATGGCAACGGTCAGTGTAGATGCACCAGACATCAGCTCACATCAAGCAACCACAACCTCAGTCCTGCTGGACCTCCACCGCTACATTGAAATGCGACCTTACATCCGTGGAATCCGCCTGACCTACCGCAATCTCTCTGGGCCAGACCGCAGGCCGATTCAACTCAGCCTGCCAGCATCCTTCCCAGAGTACAGACTCAGAGGCCTGAAGCCCAACTCCACGTACACGGTGTGTGCCAGCCCACTAGGTGCCCCTAGTGGCATAGACAGGGTCTGTACTGAGGCCCATACGGCTGCTGAAAGCGTCAGGGGCCATGATGCACAATTTGACGATCAGAGGCTGACCACGATGCTGGTGCCTGCAATTGCCATCTTGCTACTGCTGGTACTGATAGCAATAGCAGTGGGAGTGGTATGCTATCTTCGCAGGAAGAGGGCCAAGGGCCACCTGGACCTAGACTGTGAGCCCTCCCAGCTAGAGTTGGATGGAGTGAAGGCTGATATGGACAATGGGGCACTGCCTCAAAAACAGCCCCAACTTATGGTCCCTGAACCTGTTGTTCAGAATGGCAATCTGGAATATGAGGTGTTGCTACTACAGGATCACTGTACATCAAATAACAATATGACTTCACACAAGCCTTCCTACTTTTGA